A single window of Verrucomicrobiia bacterium DNA harbors:
- a CDS encoding TolC family protein, whose amino-acid sequence MKKLFSFLAVVALMIGGARAEEMKPFTLQQAQAAAIQHHPRISEAELIALAAKQVVREAQSAYFPVATANATAVDSTASNTRIAAGGLNNPLILTREADGVNVSQLITDFGRSINLTASSKLQARAQEQNALATRAEILLAVNTAYFEALQAQSILTVAKQTVSTRQLTYDQVSELASNKLKSGLDVSFAKVDLASSKLLLANAGNDLQASFATLSNVLGERVQQNYLLVDQPVTTNTVPADSELVQTALRNRPDIIQLRLQKDAAGRFARAEKDLQYPTVSAIGSAGVVPLHDESLRANYAAAGVNVSVPIFDGMLFSAREREAELRERASEEVLRDAEDNVIRDVRIAGLNLNYAAQRLTLTEELLESANESFELAQARYKVGSSSIVELSQAQLNQTEAEIAQARAKYEYQTRTSILNFQLGQNP is encoded by the coding sequence ATGAAAAAACTTTTTTCATTCCTGGCCGTGGTCGCATTGATGATCGGCGGCGCCCGCGCGGAAGAGATGAAGCCGTTCACGCTTCAGCAAGCGCAGGCGGCAGCGATCCAGCATCATCCGCGAATCAGCGAAGCGGAACTGATCGCGCTCGCGGCGAAACAAGTCGTGCGTGAAGCTCAGTCAGCCTATTTTCCTGTGGCGACGGCGAATGCGACCGCCGTGGATTCGACGGCGAGCAATACGCGCATCGCCGCCGGTGGCTTGAATAATCCGCTGATCCTCACGCGCGAAGCCGACGGCGTGAACGTCAGTCAACTCATCACAGATTTTGGCCGTAGCATCAATTTGACGGCGAGTTCCAAATTGCAAGCGCGCGCGCAAGAGCAAAACGCGCTGGCCACACGCGCGGAAATTCTGCTGGCGGTCAACACCGCCTATTTCGAGGCGTTGCAGGCGCAATCCATTCTCACGGTGGCCAAACAAACCGTGTCCACGCGCCAGCTTACCTACGACCAAGTCAGCGAACTCGCGAGCAACAAACTCAAGTCGGGCCTCGACGTGAGTTTCGCCAAGGTGGACCTGGCTTCGAGCAAGCTTTTGCTCGCCAATGCGGGCAACGATTTACAGGCGTCATTCGCCACGCTCTCGAATGTTCTTGGCGAACGCGTGCAGCAAAATTATCTGCTCGTTGACCAACCCGTTACGACGAACACCGTGCCCGCTGATTCTGAACTGGTGCAAACGGCCTTGCGAAATCGCCCAGACATCATCCAACTGCGCTTGCAAAAGGACGCCGCGGGACGTTTCGCGCGCGCGGAGAAAGATTTGCAATATCCGACCGTCAGCGCAATCGGCAGCGCGGGCGTGGTTCCGTTGCATGACGAATCGTTGCGCGCAAATTATGCCGCCGCCGGGGTCAATGTCAGTGTGCCGATTTTCGACGGGATGCTTTTTTCGGCGCGCGAGCGCGAAGCGGAATTGCGCGAACGCGCCAGCGAAGAGGTACTGCGCGATGCCGAGGACAATGTGATTCGCGACGTGCGCATCGCCGGGCTAAATTTGAATTACGCCGCGCAACGGCTGACGCTCACCGAAGAACTGCTCGAAAGCGCCAACGAATCTTTTGAACTGGCACAAGCGCGTTACAAGGTGGGATCAAGTTCCATCGTGGAGTTGAGCCAGGCGCAGTTGAACCAGACGGAGGCTGAGATTGCGCAAGCGAGGGCGAAATATGAGTATCAAACGCGCACCAGTATTTTGAATTTTCAGTTGGGACAAAATCCGTAA
- a CDS encoding PVC-type heme-binding CxxCH protein: protein MMLSIMKPGLCAVIWFIACFFAVAQTNTATLTNSSRIATNTTVASTNAVRRTAVISPGQLEIAKAFYVERGFRLELVAGESLVSEPVAMTFDENDRLFVLEAGKASEGSLGRIRLLSGADTNGVYHTNTLYATNVYNPTSILCYGGGVFVGAGGQILYLKDTTSDGVADVRREVFKSFGETTNGTSGDVTITGLAWGLDNRIHAATAGTGGDVISSSSPIQSIILSNGNFAFDPRSFVLTSESGSDPSGMAFDNTGHTFVSSPGKHLQAVMYPANAARNPWFEMPPPVENLAGTGPDSFIYPPDRKNLVAFYPDGATAMRFSAATSLVIYRGSAFPPDFSGDAFEIDTGGNVIHRDKLKSDGVGWMASRPDTELDREFFAVKDESFQLRCIANAPDGTLYVAGTARAKLSAGKAGKTNSLAAGGPAPGRIYRIVPLNFKQPRAPQLGKATTDLLVLNLRHPNGWQRDTAARLLFERQDRTAIVPLIRLLFDMTVPPLARMHALRALDGLQVTADGRAGKALMEPHTAKALSDPYEGVREQGVLTAARFIAPSGLIPEKLWDQLAPLAADPSPRVRYQFALFLAQIHQTERVQTLAQIIRTDVKSRWLQAAVLSGLNEGAAEMFSVLVSDANFRNDPNGQEFLKSVLGIVGQENRRAEVNQVLNSLRNVPEPQVAFTLALALENSLQRANESLTTADAGGVFTALYIRAENLVLDMNTADSARIAALRLLCSVTNVDARLSGGLVNEWPSLRPQVRSEVMMYYLSRYTHMTALVSSLQAGYIPTTELTPLQIRFLFDYDDKPVHESTVAVYGKEPTASRAAVVNEYQTALRLPGSAERGRRIYEARCAACHQLAGQGKLIGVSLDAASHLSKEVLLIKTLDPNREANPAHPEVVIETSDRQAVMGFIAREDTRSTTLIDPNGVERTVGRANNMVQNSLGLSGMPSGLQAGLSQQDMADLLEFITTNGAQ, encoded by the coding sequence ATGATGTTATCAATAATGAAGCCCGGCCTGTGCGCAGTAATTTGGTTCATCGCCTGCTTTTTTGCGGTCGCGCAAACTAATACGGCCACGCTTACTAATTCTTCTCGCATCGCTACCAACACCACTGTCGCTTCCACGAATGCTGTCCGCCGAACAGCGGTTATTTCTCCCGGACAGTTGGAAATTGCGAAGGCATTTTATGTTGAGCGCGGGTTTCGTCTTGAACTCGTTGCCGGTGAATCGCTGGTGAGTGAACCGGTGGCGATGACTTTTGACGAGAACGACCGCTTGTTCGTGCTTGAAGCCGGCAAGGCGAGTGAAGGTTCGCTGGGGCGCATCCGTCTTTTATCGGGCGCGGACACCAACGGCGTCTATCACACGAACACGCTCTACGCGACCAACGTGTACAATCCAACCAGCATCCTTTGTTATGGCGGTGGCGTATTCGTGGGGGCGGGCGGGCAAATTTTATATTTGAAAGACACGACGAGCGATGGCGTGGCCGACGTGCGCCGCGAGGTGTTCAAGAGTTTTGGCGAGACCACCAACGGGACGAGCGGCGATGTGACGATCACCGGTTTGGCGTGGGGATTGGACAACCGCATCCACGCCGCGACAGCGGGAACGGGCGGCGATGTGATCTCGAGCAGTTCGCCAATCCAATCCATTATTTTGAGCAATGGAAATTTCGCCTTCGATCCGCGCTCGTTTGTGCTCACGTCCGAGAGCGGTTCCGATCCGTCGGGCATGGCGTTCGACAATACCGGGCATACGTTCGTCAGCAGTCCGGGAAAGCATTTGCAGGCCGTGATGTATCCGGCCAATGCCGCGCGTAATCCGTGGTTTGAAATGCCGCCGCCGGTCGAAAACCTGGCGGGGACCGGTCCCGACAGTTTCATTTATCCGCCCGACCGAAAAAATTTGGTGGCGTTTTATCCCGATGGCGCGACGGCCATGCGCTTTTCGGCGGCGACCAGCCTGGTCATTTATCGGGGCAGCGCGTTTCCGCCGGACTTCTCAGGAGATGCTTTCGAGATTGATACGGGCGGCAATGTCATTCATCGCGATAAACTCAAATCCGACGGAGTCGGATGGATGGCGTCGCGGCCTGACACCGAACTGGATCGGGAATTTTTCGCCGTCAAAGATGAATCGTTTCAACTGCGGTGCATCGCGAATGCGCCGGACGGGACGCTTTACGTCGCCGGGACCGCTCGCGCAAAATTGTCCGCTGGCAAAGCTGGAAAAACCAATTCTCTCGCCGCCGGTGGGCCCGCGCCGGGCCGCATCTATCGCATCGTGCCGCTCAACTTCAAACAACCGCGAGCACCACAACTTGGGAAGGCCACGACAGATTTGCTCGTACTGAACCTGCGGCATCCAAACGGCTGGCAGCGCGATACCGCCGCGCGATTGTTGTTTGAACGGCAGGATCGCACGGCGATTGTTCCACTGATTCGGTTGCTCTTCGACATGACCGTGCCGCCGCTGGCGCGAATGCATGCGTTACGGGCTCTGGACGGCTTGCAAGTCACTGCCGATGGCCGCGCGGGCAAGGCATTGATGGAGCCGCACACCGCCAAGGCACTCAGTGATCCGTACGAAGGCGTGCGCGAACAAGGGGTGTTGACCGCCGCGAGATTCATCGCGCCCAGCGGATTGATCCCTGAGAAATTGTGGGACCAGCTTGCGCCGCTCGCCGCCGATCCGTCGCCGCGCGTGCGTTATCAATTTGCTTTGTTTCTTGCCCAAATCCACCAGACCGAACGCGTGCAAACGCTCGCGCAAATCATCCGCACTGATGTGAAAAGCCGCTGGCTGCAAGCGGCGGTGTTGAGCGGGCTGAATGAGGGCGCGGCGGAGATGTTTAGCGTGCTGGTATCTGATGCGAATTTTCGCAACGACCCGAACGGCCAGGAATTTTTGAAGTCGGTGCTGGGGATTGTTGGCCAGGAAAATCGCCGCGCGGAAGTGAACCAGGTCTTGAACAGCCTGCGAAATGTTCCTGAACCGCAAGTGGCCTTCACGCTCGCGCTGGCGCTCGAAAATTCATTGCAACGCGCGAACGAATCTTTGACTACTGCCGATGCCGGTGGCGTGTTCACCGCGCTTTATATTCGCGCGGAAAATCTCGTGCTCGATATGAACACGGCGGACTCGGCGCGGATAGCGGCGTTGCGTTTGTTGTGCTCGGTCACCAATGTGGACGCGCGCCTGAGTGGCGGGTTGGTGAATGAATGGCCGAGCTTACGACCGCAAGTGCGCAGCGAGGTCATGATGTATTATCTTTCGCGCTACACTCACATGACGGCATTGGTTTCTTCACTTCAGGCAGGTTATATTCCCACAACGGAACTAACGCCGCTGCAGATACGATTTTTGTTCGATTACGATGACAAGCCGGTTCACGAGTCAACGGTCGCGGTGTACGGCAAAGAACCGACGGCTTCACGCGCGGCAGTGGTGAATGAATATCAGACGGCGTTGCGATTGCCGGGCAGCGCCGAACGCGGGCGGAGAATTTATGAGGCGCGTTGCGCGGCGTGCCATCAACTTGCGGGACAGGGAAAACTCATTGGCGTCAGTCTTGATGCGGCATCGCACTTGAGCAAGGAAGTGTTGCTGATAAAGACACTTGATCCGAACCGCGAGGCTAATCCAGCGCATCCTGAAGTTGTCATCGAGACGAGTGATCGCCAGGCGGTCATGGGTTTTATTGCCCGCGAAGATACGCGCAGCACGACGTTGATAGATCCGAACGGCGTCGAGCGCACGGTTGGGCGCGCGAATAATATGGTTCAAAACAGCCTGGGACTTTCCGGCATGCCGTCCGGCCTTCAGGCGGGATTGAGCCAGCAGGACATGGCCGACCTGTTGGAGTTCATCACGACGAACGGAGCGCAATAG
- a CDS encoding PHP domain-containing protein — protein MFADLHLHTNFSDGTYTPEELAAEGKRYELAAMALTDHDTVEGCARMTVACESQGIEFIPGTELTAETNGIELHLLGYCLDLDNQKLLTEINRFQLVRQNRIREMVERLNQLNVPLQAEAVFKIANCRSPGRPHVARALVQAGFCANLDEAFDRFLKMNRPAWVPKVKMSATDAIALVHQAGGVAVMAHPGLNRSDEIIPDMVASGLDGIECFHSRHSSATANHYLQMADKYHLLVTGGSDCHGMNKGRPLIGSIKLPYQHVVKLKEKAAEQRAKLAASAAARGSQ, from the coding sequence ATGTTCGCTGATCTTCATTTGCACACGAATTTTTCCGACGGCACTTACACGCCGGAGGAATTGGCCGCCGAAGGCAAACGCTATGAACTTGCGGCGATGGCCTTGACCGACCATGACACCGTCGAAGGTTGCGCGCGCATGACCGTGGCTTGCGAGTCGCAGGGCATCGAATTTATTCCGGGAACGGAATTGACCGCCGAAACCAATGGCATCGAACTGCACCTGCTGGGTTATTGCCTTGATCTCGACAATCAAAAATTGCTGACCGAAATAAATCGGTTTCAACTCGTGCGGCAAAATCGCATTCGCGAAATGGTCGAGCGGTTGAACCAATTAAATGTCCCGTTGCAGGCTGAAGCGGTATTTAAGATCGCGAATTGCCGATCGCCCGGGCGTCCGCATGTCGCGCGCGCTTTAGTGCAGGCCGGTTTTTGCGCGAACCTTGACGAAGCCTTTGATCGTTTTTTGAAAATGAATCGCCCCGCGTGGGTTCCGAAAGTGAAGATGTCCGCGACGGATGCGATTGCGCTGGTGCATCAGGCGGGCGGCGTGGCAGTGATGGCGCATCCGGGGCTGAATCGGTCCGACGAAATTATTCCCGATATGGTGGCGAGCGGGTTGGACGGCATCGAATGTTTTCACTCCCGGCATTCTTCCGCGACGGCGAATCATTATTTGCAGATGGCCGATAAATATCATTTGCTCGTGACCGGCGGCTCGGATTGCCACGGCATGAATAAGGGACGTCCGCTTATCGGTTCGATCAAACTGCCGTATCAGCACGTCGTTAAATTGAAAGAAAAAGCGGCTGAGCAGCGGGCGAAATTGGCTGCGTCCGCCGCCGCGCGCGGTTCGCAATAA
- the nusB gene encoding transcription antitermination factor NusB yields MGKRREARERAVQFLFQYDLNPAEKLDDALDHFWNSQRTAAIAEDKADATWGEKVELPAPTVEEAAVRLFADPLIRGTLEHRSESDELIKKHAQNWDLHRIAAVDRNILRLAIFEMLHRDDIPPVVSINEAVDIAKKFSTQDSGKFVNGILDKVKEGLMRPARIVK; encoded by the coding sequence ATGGGCAAGCGACGTGAGGCGCGCGAACGCGCCGTGCAATTTTTATTTCAGTACGATTTGAATCCAGCCGAAAAGCTGGATGACGCGCTGGACCATTTCTGGAACTCGCAGCGCACCGCGGCAATCGCGGAGGACAAGGCTGACGCCACTTGGGGTGAAAAAGTTGAACTGCCCGCGCCCACGGTCGAAGAGGCGGCGGTGCGGTTGTTCGCCGATCCGCTGATTCGCGGCACATTGGAGCATCGCAGTGAGTCCGATGAACTCATCAAGAAGCACGCGCAGAATTGGGATTTGCACCGCATCGCGGCGGTGGACCGGAATATTTTGCGGCTGGCGATTTTTGAAATGCTGCATCGTGACGACATCCCGCCGGTGGTGAGCATCAACGAAGCGGTGGACATCGCCAAAAAATTTTCCACGCAGGACAGCGGCAAATTCGTCAATGGCATCCTCGACAAGGTGAAGGAAGGCCTCATGCGTCCGGCGCGCATCGTCAAATGA
- the ftsY gene encoding signal recognition particle-docking protein FtsY — MGFFEKFKAGLQKTQAKLTHEIKRIVTRSPRLTSGGIEELEAALIAADLGMAMTNQIVAAVKKAYETQGDAGMDVFAIASSEVEKSLSSSNAALHRAPGLTVVSVVGVNGTGKTTTSAKMAHMIQLRGETAVLAACDTFRAAAIEQLKLWGQRLKVPVVAGADKADPASVAHDAITAATARHANYLFVDTAGRLHTKHNLMQELQKLHRVMAKQLPGAPHEVLLVLDATTGMNALTQAREFHKTVPLTGLVVTKLDGTSKGGMVVAIQKELGLPIKFIGLGEQADDLQPFDAKQYAQALFEA, encoded by the coding sequence ATGGGCTTCTTCGAAAAATTCAAGGCGGGCCTGCAAAAAACGCAAGCCAAGCTCACACATGAAATCAAACGCATCGTCACGCGTTCGCCGAGGCTGACGTCGGGCGGCATTGAAGAACTTGAAGCGGCATTGATCGCCGCGGATCTCGGCATGGCGATGACGAATCAAATTGTCGCCGCCGTGAAGAAGGCTTACGAAACTCAGGGCGACGCGGGCATGGATGTCTTTGCGATTGCGAGCAGCGAAGTGGAAAAAAGTCTTTCCTCCAGTAACGCAGCGTTGCATCGCGCTCCCGGGTTGACGGTCGTATCGGTCGTCGGCGTGAACGGCACGGGCAAGACGACCACCTCGGCGAAGATGGCGCACATGATTCAACTGCGCGGCGAAACGGCGGTGCTCGCGGCGTGCGATACGTTTCGCGCGGCGGCGATTGAGCAATTAAAATTGTGGGGGCAGCGGTTGAAAGTGCCAGTCGTCGCGGGCGCGGACAAAGCCGATCCCGCTTCGGTCGCGCATGACGCCATCACCGCCGCGACGGCGCGGCACGCGAATTATTTGTTCGTGGACACCGCGGGACGTTTGCATACGAAGCACAATTTGATGCAGGAGTTACAGAAGTTGCATCGCGTCATGGCGAAGCAACTTCCCGGTGCGCCGCACGAGGTTCTTTTGGTGCTCGATGCCACGACCGGCATGAATGCGCTGACGCAGGCGCGCGAATTTCACAAGACGGTGCCGCTGACCGGATTGGTGGTGACGAAGCTCGACGGCACGAGCAAAGGCGGCATGGTGGTGGCGATTCAAAAGGAACTGGGCTTGCCGATTAAATTCATTGGCCTTGGCGAACAGGCGGACGACTTGCAACCGTTTGATGCCAAACAGTACGCGCAGGCGTTGTTTGAAGCATAA
- a CDS encoding efflux RND transporter permease subunit: MTKFALRYPYFIIVICLITCVIGITSLVRMPVDLFPAVKIPVVVVATFYSGMPPEQIETDITGPFERFFTLGSGINHIESRSLPGVSLIKVYFQPGTDADAAATTIANLAAADLRRLPPGTLPPVVLKFDASSLPVCLITLKGEGMTEAQLRDTGQYTVRNQIASVPGSSVPQPFGGRYRQIMVYVDPLKLEAHQLSVMDIVRAVNDSNLILPAGDVRIGTRDYNLYSNSQVPDMDALNHVPLKTVGNAAVMVGDVGHAVDASWIQYNVVRVDGQDSVYLPIMKQGGDANTISVVNGIKDAIAHLVDLPKGLVTKVVFDQSVFVKTAIENLLHEGAIGLVLTGLMILVFLGSMRATVAVFLSIPLSALAAFIALYMGGNTVNSMVLGGLALAFSRLIDNSVVVLENIFRHLEHGETPAVAAEKGGEEVALPVLAATLTTVVVFFPVTFLYGASRYLFSALALAVVLSLFASYFVAMTVVPLFCARYIKGHAGHGATSEKPRSWGGRFNAWFNDKFNRMLDDYGRVLNRSLLRPVATVVGITGIFVLSLALMPWMGLSYFPRTDPGQFVVNLKAPTGTRLEVTKQLVEKVEKVVREVVNTNDLDVVVANIGITPDFSAIYTPNSGQHTAFVQTSLKEGHRVGSYEYMERVRKKLNVEVPELSTYFQSGGLVDAVLNLGLPAPIDIQVRGSKLADSYKTAQEIAAEVKKLPGVSDVLIPQDLDYPALQLDVDRYRAGELGLSSKEVMDNVVTAVNSDGMIAPSFWVDPRSGNEYMLTVQFPENEVKDLEGLRAIPIRGPKFKDATRLDSVVKIHQIDSPTEVDHYQLGRVIDVYVSTKGEDLGIVTRGIDKIMKDTHLPTGVRINLRGQVESMYASFQKFGLGLILSVALVYLILVAQFKSFVDPSLILLAVPTGLTGALLIMLLTGTTLNVMSLMGVVMMVGIVVSNSILIVEFTHRLRADGMPLREAVATACRVRLRPVLMTSLATLIGLIPMAAKLGTGSEAYAPLARAIIGGLAVSVVLTMFIVPAAYLIVYRNRDDKPEAGH, from the coding sequence ATGACAAAATTTGCCCTTCGCTATCCTTATTTCATCATCGTCATTTGCCTGATCACCTGCGTCATTGGAATCACGAGCCTCGTGCGCATGCCGGTGGATTTGTTTCCGGCGGTGAAAATTCCCGTGGTGGTGGTGGCGACATTTTATTCCGGCATGCCGCCGGAACAAATTGAAACCGACATCACCGGGCCATTCGAGCGGTTCTTCACTTTGGGCAGCGGCATCAATCATATCGAGTCGCGCTCGCTGCCGGGCGTGAGTTTGATCAAGGTTTATTTTCAACCCGGCACGGACGCCGATGCGGCGGCCACCACCATCGCGAATCTTGCCGCCGCCGACTTGCGCCGTTTGCCGCCGGGGACTTTGCCGCCGGTGGTGTTGAAGTTCGACGCTTCGAGTTTGCCGGTTTGCCTGATCACATTGAAAGGCGAAGGCATGACCGAGGCGCAACTTCGCGACACTGGCCAATACACCGTGCGCAATCAAATCGCCAGCGTGCCCGGCTCGTCGGTGCCGCAGCCGTTCGGTGGTCGCTACCGGCAAATCATGGTGTATGTGGACCCGCTGAAACTTGAGGCGCATCAACTGAGCGTGATGGACATCGTGCGCGCGGTGAATGATTCCAATTTGATCCTGCCGGCGGGCGACGTGCGCATCGGCACGCGCGATTACAATCTGTATTCCAACAGCCAGGTGCCGGACATGGACGCGCTCAATCATGTGCCGTTGAAAACTGTCGGCAACGCCGCGGTGATGGTGGGCGACGTCGGCCATGCGGTGGACGCTTCGTGGATTCAATACAATGTCGTGCGCGTGGACGGGCAGGATTCGGTTTATCTTCCGATCATGAAGCAGGGCGGCGATGCCAACACCATCTCCGTGGTCAACGGCATCAAGGACGCCATCGCGCATCTCGTGGATCTGCCAAAGGGATTGGTCACGAAAGTGGTGTTCGATCAATCCGTGTTCGTGAAGACGGCGATTGAAAATTTGCTGCATGAAGGCGCGATCGGATTGGTGCTGACGGGATTGATGATTCTGGTTTTTCTGGGAAGCATGCGCGCGACGGTGGCCGTTTTCCTTTCCATTCCGCTTTCGGCACTGGCGGCGTTCATCGCGCTTTACATGGGCGGGAATACGGTGAACTCGATGGTGCTAGGCGGACTCGCCCTGGCATTCTCGCGCTTGATTGATAATTCGGTGGTCGTGCTCGAAAATATTTTCCGGCATCTCGAACATGGCGAGACGCCGGCCGTCGCGGCCGAGAAGGGCGGCGAGGAAGTCGCATTGCCCGTGCTTGCGGCGACGCTCACGACGGTCGTCGTTTTCTTTCCGGTCACATTTCTCTATGGCGCGAGCCGTTATCTTTTCAGCGCGCTTGCGCTTGCGGTGGTGTTGTCCTTGTTTGCGTCGTATTTCGTGGCGATGACGGTCGTGCCACTTTTTTGCGCGAGGTACATCAAGGGCCACGCCGGTCACGGCGCCACGTCCGAAAAACCACGCTCGTGGGGCGGACGTTTCAACGCGTGGTTCAACGATAAATTCAACCGCATGCTGGATGATTATGGGCGCGTGTTGAACCGGTCGTTGTTGCGGCCCGTGGCGACGGTGGTTGGCATCACGGGAATTTTTGTTCTCAGCCTCGCGCTGATGCCGTGGATGGGGCTTTCCTATTTTCCGCGGACTGACCCCGGCCAATTCGTCGTTAATCTAAAAGCGCCCACCGGCACGCGGCTCGAAGTAACAAAGCAACTGGTCGAGAAAGTGGAGAAAGTCGTGCGCGAAGTGGTGAACACGAATGACCTGGATGTGGTCGTTGCGAACATCGGCATCACGCCGGATTTCTCCGCGATCTACACGCCAAACTCGGGACAGCACACCGCCTTCGTGCAAACGAGCCTCAAGGAAGGCCATCGCGTCGGCAGCTATGAATACATGGAACGCGTGCGCAAAAAGTTGAATGTGGAAGTGCCGGAACTCAGCACGTATTTTCAGTCAGGTGGTTTGGTGGATGCGGTGTTGAACCTGGGCTTGCCCGCGCCGATTGATATTCAAGTCCGCGGCTCGAAGCTCGCCGACTCTTACAAGACCGCGCAGGAAATCGCGGCGGAGGTCAAAAAATTGCCGGGCGTAAGCGATGTCTTGATTCCGCAGGACCTGGATTATCCTGCGCTGCAACTCGACGTGGATCGTTATCGCGCGGGTGAACTGGGCTTGTCGTCGAAAGAAGTGATGGACAATGTGGTCACGGCGGTGAATTCCGACGGCATGATCGCGCCGAGCTTTTGGGTGGACCCGCGCAGCGGCAATGAATACATGCTCACGGTGCAATTTCCCGAGAACGAGGTGAAGGATTTGGAAGGCCTGCGCGCCATTCCGATTCGCGGGCCGAAATTCAAAGACGCCACGCGGCTCGATTCGGTGGTGAAGATTCATCAGATTGATTCGCCGACCGAAGTGGACCATTACCAACTGGGCCGCGTGATTGACGTGTATGTTTCGACCAAGGGAGAAGACCTGGGCATAGTGACGCGCGGGATTGATAAGATCATGAAGGACACTCATCTGCCGACCGGTGTGCGCATCAACTTGCGCGGGCAGGTCGAGAGCATGTATGCGTCCTTTCAAAAGTTTGGGTTGGGATTGATTTTGTCCGTGGCGCTGGTTTATTTAATTCTGGTCGCGCAATTCAAATCGTTCGTTGACCCTTCGCTGATTTTGTTGGCGGTTCCGACCGGGCTCACCGGCGCGTTGTTGATCATGCTGCTCACGGGGACGACGCTGAACGTGATGTCGTTGATGGGCGTGGTGATGATGGTGGGCATCGTGGTTTCCAACAGTATTCTCATCGTGGAATTTACTCATCGCCTGCGGGCGGATGGGATGCCGTTGCGTGAAGCGGTAGCCACAGCGTGCCGCGTGCGGTTGCGTCCAGTGCTGATGACTTCGCTGGCGACGCTGATCGGGTTGATTCCCATGGCGGCGAAACTAGGGACGGGTTCGGAAGCTTACGCTCCGCTGGCGCGCGCCATCATCGGCGGACTGGCGGTGTCGGTCGTGTTGACGATGTTCATTGTTCCAGCGGCTTATTTGATTGTGTACCGTAATCGCGATGACAAACCCGAGGCAGGGCATTGA
- a CDS encoding efflux RND transporter periplasmic adaptor subunit, whose protein sequence is MESNKEPQSNPVPPSEPFVDEDAPPPKMSRLFNWRIITILVIAVACLLLLTSRHSYTRTSQSAAPVSVAVARVARENLSQAESFEAEFRPYQEIDLHAKVAGFVQSINVDIGDVVKQGQLLATLEIPELKEDIEHAQAQQTRAEKQIKSASAAYDDAHLAYTRLGEVNKSHPNLVAQQDLDTALERDSAADATLAAAKEEVAVAKAEVDKLNARLDYCKITAPFAGVITKRYADEGALVQGGVTPSATAMPLVRLSQNDRLRLDFPVSVSYVEKIRVGDPVEIHLPALGKDISGKISRFTRKVNSETRTMEAEVDVTNADLSLTPGIYATANLTLDRRENVLAVPIGAIANRKAPTVFVLDGDNQVEERPVTLGLETANKIEVVAGLNENQLVMIGSRGQIKVGQKVQPKVVELGAVQ, encoded by the coding sequence ATGGAATCGAACAAAGAACCACAGTCAAATCCCGTCCCGCCAAGCGAACCGTTCGTGGACGAGGACGCGCCACCACCGAAGATGTCCCGTCTTTTCAACTGGAGGATCATTACCATTCTGGTGATTGCCGTTGCGTGTCTGCTGCTGCTGACTTCGCGCCACTCCTATACTCGGACCAGCCAATCGGCTGCGCCGGTCAGTGTCGCCGTTGCGCGAGTGGCGCGCGAAAATTTGTCGCAGGCTGAATCGTTCGAGGCGGAGTTCAGGCCGTACCAGGAAATTGATTTGCACGCGAAGGTCGCGGGCTTTGTGCAAAGCATCAACGTGGATATCGGCGACGTGGTCAAGCAAGGCCAACTGCTGGCGACGCTGGAAATTCCCGAGCTTAAAGAAGACATCGAACACGCCCAGGCGCAACAGACGCGCGCGGAAAAACAAATCAAAAGCGCTTCTGCTGCTTACGATGATGCGCATCTTGCTTACACGCGTTTGGGCGAGGTGAACAAATCTCATCCCAATCTCGTGGCTCAACAGGATTTGGATACCGCGTTGGAACGCGACAGCGCCGCGGACGCCACGCTTGCCGCCGCCAAGGAGGAAGTGGCCGTCGCCAAAGCCGAGGTGGACAAGCTCAATGCGAGATTGGATTATTGCAAAATCACTGCGCCATTTGCGGGTGTCATCACCAAACGCTATGCGGACGAAGGCGCGCTGGTGCAGGGTGGTGTTACTCCGAGCGCGACGGCGATGCCGCTGGTGCGCCTCTCGCAAAACGACCGGCTGCGTTTGGATTTTCCGGTTTCGGTTTCCTACGTGGAGAAGATCAGGGTTGGTGATCCAGTGGAAATTCATCTGCCGGCGCTGGGCAAGGATATTTCCGGAAAAATTTCGCGTTTCACCCGCAAGGTGAATTCCGAGACGCGCACGATGGAGGCGGAAGTGGATGTGACCAACGCCGACCTTTCGTTGACGCCGGGAATTTATGCCACGGCGAATCTTACGCTCGATCGCCGCGAGAACGTGCTGGCTGTGCCGATTGGCGCCATCGCCAATCGGAAAGCGCCGACGGTGTTCGTTCTGGACGGCGACAATCAAGTGGAGGAACGCCCGGTCACGCTCGGCTTGGAAACCGCGAATAAAATTGAGGTCGTCGCGGGCCTCAATGAAAATCAACTCGTGATGATTGGCAGCCGCGGCCAAATCAAAGTGGGCCAGAAAGTGCAGCCGAAGGTGGTGGAGTTGGGCGCGGTGCAATAG